In Rahnella variigena, one DNA window encodes the following:
- the yahO gene encoding DUF1471 family periplasmic protein YahO, with protein sequence MKKISVILAVALASLISSSAFSAQLMKKSEFEKVESQYTKIGTVSTSNKTSQSGALEDLSKKADKKGGDVIVLTSGNTNNKIHGNADVYKKK encoded by the coding sequence ATGAAAAAAATTAGCGTAATACTGGCAGTGGCTCTGGCAAGCTTGATCTCCTCCAGTGCTTTTTCTGCTCAGTTGATGAAAAAGTCCGAGTTCGAAAAAGTAGAATCTCAGTACACCAAAATCGGTACGGTCAGCACGTCGAATAAAACGTCTCAGTCTGGCGCGCTGGAAGATCTGTCCAAGAAGGCAGATAAAAAAGGCGGTGATGTTATCGTATTAACCTCAGGCAACACCAACAACAAAATTCACGGCAATGCCGATGTGTATAAGAAAAAATAA